In the Aquimarina spinulae genome, ATCATTGGTTACTACTTTATATTTTCCTGCTTTTAACCTCTCTAACCGATCAAGTGTAAGATCTGTATTGATAGAAACATCTCCACTACTTTCTATTTTATACCATCGATATTCAAAATCTTCGGAAGTTGATTCTATAGGGTATCCTCCCTCTACGGTAGCTACAAGTTCTCCCAAAGCATCATCATGGCATAGGATAGGGTTTTCTATCTTTATCTCTACAAACATAGGAAGAGGTTGCTTTACTTCAAAGGTTTTTTCGACCACACAACTATTCGTGTCTTGTACCAAAATTGTATATATACCATATGATAAATTATCTATATCCCTCGTTGTTTTGATAAAGCTTGCATCTCCTAGTTTACTCCAGCTATACGTATATGTTCCTACTCCTCCTATAACATCTTCCAAGGTAACACTACCATTGGTACCGTCTACTGTAGTAGCATGCACTATAGTCTTTTTTGTAATGATAATCTCATCGGGTGAGGTTAGTTTAACGGTTTGAGGAGTTGAAATTTCACAACCATTAGCATCTTTTAACCAAATAGTATATGATATTGCTTCTAATCCTTCTAAGGTTAGATTGGTCAAATCATCCTCTGAGATATACGTCTTTTTATCATCTATAGAAAAATAATAAGGACGAGTACCTCCCTGAGGTTTGGTAATGATTTTTCCATCCTTACCCGAAAAACACGAAACATTCTCTGTTTTATCTATAGTCAAAATTAACTCTTTTGGTTCTTCAAAATCTTTAGAAGTATCTACAAAAGTATACCCGTCCTCTACCTTAACACTATACTTACCTGCTTCTATACCTGAAAGCGTATTAGACTCTTCTCCTGCTATTGGTTTACCATCCTTATACCATTGATAGGTATAACTTAAAGATCCTCCCTTAACATCTGCTTTCAATGTTCCTACGCCATTATAACATGGTATAGGAACTGTTTCTTCTATGGTAACGATAAGTTCTCCCGGTTCTTCAACTGGTATAACTGCTGATTTTACTTCACAACCATTATCATCTTTTGCAATAGCCACATAATCACCTGCTTTCAAACCTGAAATAGATGTGCCTGTATTAGAAACAGGAGTTCCGTCTTTCTCCCATGTTATAGTGTAATTTGGCTTCCCTCCTGTTACATTAATCTCTATGGCTCCTTTGTTATCATTAAAAACCTTATTATGAACCACTTTAACAGTCTCAATATCGATCTTAGTGGGCTGATCTATAAGTTGTCTTCCTGATATATCTGAATCACAATCAGTTGCATTACGATCCCTTACTCTAAAACGATATCCCGGCATTGTATTGGCATCTAATGCAAACACATTACTGTCTTGCCACACTGAAGTTGTTGCTCCCGTCCATACTGCGTATTGATAGGATCCAGAACCTCCACCTGTAGCTGTAATGGTTACTTTGGCTTTCTCACCATTACATAATATAGGTTGAATATTAATATCGGTAATAGTAATTGGTAAAGGAACATTATCAAATTTAATTCCTGTTTGCTCTGCCCTACCAGATCGGTTATCGGTAATCACCACATCATAATTACCCTGACTTCCTTTAATAGAAGCACCTGTTCCATAAGCATTACCATTTTTTTTCCATGAAATGGTGTAAGGTGGATACCCTCCTATCAAACCAATCACTTCTAGTATTCCATCGGTTGCATCAGAACAACTGGGATCTTGTTTTTGTATATCAAATTGTATCGGTAAGGGATCTTTTATTTCTGTAAACGCATATCGTTGCGTACACCCATTAGCGTCTTTATATTCGATCTCATGCGTCCCTTTTGGTAAACTCATTATATCAAAACCTTTGGCACCAGCTCTTTGTGTCTTTGTATTGGTAGATGACCCATTAATAAAAATAGTAGCATCATAATACGCACCACTACCATCTGTTTTGGGCGTACCTCCCCATACTTTTTTTACACGAATACTTGCATCTGTGTCTCCAGGTTTTCCAGGAGGGGTAATATCACCTTCTTCATGCTGGATTTGTGTAGCCTTATTTATTGTGATATCAGTCTTAGAAACTGCACAATTACCATTTTTACTTACCCACACGGTATAGGTAGCAGGAGGTAAATTCTCAATAGTAACACCAGATCCTGTAAAACCCGTCCAGTTTGTTCCATCTAAAGAATATTGATTAGCACTACCTGAAGTTATATTTATGTCTATTTTACCTTTATCACCATAACATTTTTGATGAGTTGGAGATGCTGTAAAATTAATTGCTGGAGGGGCTTTTAATTCAAAAGTCTTATCGGCTCCACTATTACAATTTTCGATTAATTCTCCATCAAGGGTCCCACCGGTAACTCGCAGAGTATAATCACCTGCTTCCAAATCTGTCGGTGTCCAGGTATATTGTTTACCCGAAAAGTCTTTACTCCCAATAGTTTTATTTTTATCGGGAATACCGTCTAATCGTAAAACAAAATCCATTGTTTCATTCGCTTTCAATGCCCGATCAAAAGTAATCGTAAAACCGCCATCTTTACTACTAGGGCACGAAGGGTGTTTTTCTTGTATTGAAACTACCTTTGGTAAATCTGGCAAATACACAATGGTAAGTTGATTAGAAATACTTCCATCTCCACAATCTGGATTAATTCTTACCCTCATATTTTTTCTTACCACTTGATTACGATCCGCTGCATTGGGGTACAGATCACTTAGAGCTAAGGCAATATTAGGTTGCCCAATTTTACTGGTATTTCGTATAGGTCGCCATCCATAATCTACCTCTTCGGTTAACGGACCAGTAGCCATATAGTCATCTAATCTTTGCTGAGCCTGATTTCTTCTTCTAAGTTCAGGTCTACACCATTTTACATGACCTTCTGCAGCTATACAACTATTTAATTCTTGTTCCGCTTCTTCTAATTCTCCCTGTAGCTGGACAAGAGTACGATGAGGTACAGTCCTTTTACCCACAATATCAAAAAACTCCCACTTATAAATACTATTTCCTATATCAAAACCAGTGGTAGCCTGAATATCTACAGCACTACTCTTGCATATATTATAGTGGGCTGTAACATCTTTACCGTCTTTATAGGACAAACTTATTTTGGGGCTTATTGATATTGTAACAAAACCAGGAAAATCTGGATGATAAATAGTTCCGCGTACAGGTGTTATATTGTCGTATTTTTTATTTTGGCAATATCCCTGAATATTAACTACTTTTTGTTGCAATTTACCGGCTATTTTACAACGACTAACACTATTCTTTTTTTTATTTTTCTTAGTATCGAACTGTATTGCAACAATTTTATTACTTGCTGTAAACTCCTTCTTATACTCATAACTTTTTCTAAAAAAATTGTTATAATCAAAAGGAATTACTTCTCGATTTCCATTAGCATATATTAAAGTTACCTTTTGCATCCCTGGAGAACCACAATTCTTTCCTGCCAAGCCAATATACCCATTAATATTCATCACAAAATCTTGTGCATGTATCATAGGTACAGAAATCAAAAGTGCTAAAACTAGTACTATCCTTTTCATATCTTTTCTTTAATATTCTACTTCAATTTTTTTAATTGGGGATTTAGCCCTCGAATCGAATACTGCCTGTAATAAATAGGTGTATTTTGTATTTACGGTGAGTTGGTGATCTGTAAATTTGGTTTCTGTATTCGAAAATATCTTATATCGTGTAGGCTGTTTTCCTTCTTCTGCTTTGTATAATAAAAACTCTTTAACTCCTTTTGCAGTATATCTCCAGTTTATCCCTATTTGTCTTTCTTCACGGTTTACAACTGCAGTAAACCTATCTATTTCTGGTTTGGATTTGTTATCCGGTAAGCTAATCGTTAAAGGTGTTACCGGTTCTGACTCTAATCCAGATTCATCCACAGTTACCAGGGTATATAGATAGGTTAACGCAGGTATTGCAGTAGCATCTTGATACCGATTCTCGGGGATATCCGTTTCTGATACCAACTGCCAGGGGGATTCTTTGCCTTTTTCTTTACGATACACCAGGGTTTTTGAAGCATCAACACTACTACTGGTTATCCAATGTAATTCTACTACTCCATTATCTGCACTAAATGATTTAAAAACTGGTTTTGTAGGTGGTATGATATCGGGTTTTTTAAGCACCACTACTTCAGAAAACCCCGAAGGGTTATATCGTTTATCAAACGCCTGAACTTTATAGTAGATTTTATTGTTCAGGGTTTTTATATTTACCGTATCTACAATAGTATTTTGGGGTATGGTACGAAAGGTGATCTGGGTAAACTCTTCATTCTCAAGATTTGCTCTAAACACACGATATCCCAAAAAATCGGGTTCGGTATTGGCATTCCATTGTAATTGTACTATTCCTGTAGAGTCAATAACTCCCGTAAGTCCAAAGGGAGTTACTGGTGGGGTATCATCCACGGGTTGCACCATCTGCGGAAACGAAGCTCTTTTTGTACCGTCTACCCCAACGGCTGTTATTGTAAAGTAATTAATTACACTTAAATTTTTGAACTCCAGACTTCTTGTCGTCTTAGCAATATCAGGAACCACTATCTGGTAGTTATCTTTGATAGCATCTGATCTGTTTAATTCGAAATGACTAAGGGTTTCTAATCCTTCTTCGGGGAATTCCCAGGTGATTATTGCCGTGGCATTATCAGATTGTAACTTTGCCTCTTGTATTGCCGGGTTGTATTCTAAAGCTTTTTTACCAACTCCTACAACAGTCTTAGAAGGAGGGCTTATTTGTCCAAAGGGCGATATCCCTTTTATCCTATACCGATATTCCTTATTATTTTGTGGTAAACTATCAATATAAAACATACGATCTGTAGTCTTTTCCTCTTTTTCACCCATATTAATTATGGGTACATCACTTACAGGTGTATATGTAGTACCATTATCTTCTGATCGTTCTATAATATAATTATTATAATAATCTGCGAGTGATGTAGAATTCCAGCTTAGTAGTACACTTTTATCCTTAAATATCCCAACAAGATCTCTTGGTTGTGGTAATTCGATATAATCGGATAGTCCAAGGTATACTCCACCATGTGCTACACTCATTTTTTCTTTGGGGATAGCTGTCTTAATATTATAAAGATATCGCTCATCGGGTTTTACATCGGTATCTACATAGGCCAATCCAGAATACTTTGCTACTTCAAAGTTTTGATCTGCTGCGTACAGTGCAAAAGAGAAGCGTTGCTCCATAGCTTCAGACAGGTTCACAATACTCATCATATCATTCCCTCCTTCTTCCAGTTCTGCATCAAAGTCATCGCCATAGATAGCCTGTGCAGCAATAGCTGCATAATCATTCTGGCTGGCAAATTCTTCCCATGCTGCTAATGGTTTAGGAAGTATCGGTGTTGTTGTGATTTTTTTTATTTCTGGTTCTCTAAGAATCTCTCCTGCTCTCACAATAGTTTTACGTTCTATAGTAAATCCGTATTTGTTAGCATATTTCCATGCTGTAGGAGTGGTAACCGCCCATCGTAACATAATAGCTTCTTTGGTCACCCTACTTATCACCTGTACCGACGGAGGTTCATCTCCAATAGGTTTTTGACTCCATATTGGGGACGATAACAGCAATACTATCCCAAGGAATACCTTTTGAATCGTTTTGGTTTTACTTATCTCCATACTTGTATGATATTATATCACTACCTCTATGTATTTGCCCGGGTAATACATATTGCAATTTGGTTTTATAAGTCTCTTTTTTCATTATCGGAAATGGTCCTACTACCAGATCTCTATATTGTTGCATAGTTTCCCAAGGAAGACTCGAATTTGTTAATTGATATCCTAAGTCTACATAGTCCCGATAATAGTACAGAGTTAAGTCATAACGATATGGATTATAGGTTCTAATTCTGTCATTAAGATCATTCTCCAGATATGTCAAATACCATGATTGTGGCTCCACACCTTCTACAGGAGGAACACCTACTTTGGTGACATCTCTTTTTACCGTAATGCTATTCCCTATTGGATAATTTTCATAAAGCAAAGGTTTAATCTCTTTTTTATAGTATGTATCATTATGAGCAGCTATTGCCTTAATTAGAGAAGTACCTCCTGAATACTGATTCCCAGATAGTTCTACCATATCAAAAGGCTCAATTGGGTCTATTTTTGATACGAGAACCATCCCATAAGGTTTTGTAATAAGGTCATACAAATCCTTATCTGTATTCATTGCTTTCATCTTTTTCTTAAAAGTGGTATACTCGCTTGTTCTAAAATCATAGGTCAATAACTCTCGTTCTTCTCCCTGGGTAACCACTCCTTCGGCTTTTCGAGTTCTTATCTCAACATCATTTCCAGATTCATCATCCCCTAATTCTGTTTTTGTATAGGATTCGGTTATGTTACCCGAGTCATCCTTTTTTGGAGGAATCAATTTAATCTCTACATTGTATGATGTCTGAGTACTTATCGTTTCCGGAATAGCATAGGTGAGTTGTTTTTCGCCTCCATTATATGCGAAATTTTCAACCAAATCTTCTCCAGAATCAGTACTCATCGTCATATTTTTATTCCAGCTAGGTACCGGATCAAATAGATATGATTGTCCTCGTTTTAGATTGATATATCCAATGTTGTATTCTTTGGCAAAGAAGTTCTTTTGTCCTAGTACGGGATACATATATTCGATATTGTGTAATGGAATTGTTTTTGGTGCTTCTCCTGTAGTAAAATTCACTTCTTTGGCCTCTGTAGATACACTTCCATTTTCTTTGATGATCTGCCATTGTCCATTTTTATATTCTTCAAAATGTAACTGTACAAATGCTTTGAGTTGGGTATTTGGTGGTAATATTTCATGAGAATAGAATACGGCCATATCATTATTATTACCCCATTTTATTTCTCCCTGAAGTAATTGCCCTTCTTTACTTACTTCAAATTTATCCATAAGAATACGGTACTTTTGATCTCCAGAATCATCCGGGATTTCAAATACTTTATTGATTGGCATATTAAATACGACTTGCGGTGCAGCAAAGACATCTACATCTACCGAGCTCTCTTCTGGGGTCATATCCCCTATAACGGCCATACCATCAAGTACACCTCCTTGTTCAATTTCACATTTATCTCCAAGCTCTATTTTAAATCTAAAACTTCCTTTAACCAGGCCTCCCAGAATACGATAACGACCTGCTAAATATCCTTTAAACCATGCCGGATTTGGGAATCGGGATTGCATTAGTATAGCTCCTCCTCCATTAAAAATGGATACTTTCTTTTTAAATCCAAATACTTTGATTTTTAATCCTACTTTTCCTTGCATATAAGCATAGGATTGCCCGTTAGCATACCAGCCATTCATTCCTATTTGTTCTGAAGAACCTTTACAATGTGCTTCTCCATAGTCCTTAAGCATAAGATCGAATCCTATTCCCGCATCAAATCGCGCATAGAAAATCAAAAACCTAAGATCTCCTGTACTTACACTTACACTGGACCCAAATGCTAACCCTTTACCTGCCTTGAGAGAGTTAAGGTCTCGTGTATAATCTAATTTTGATGCATCTACTCCTAAAAGGTTGGCGACAATATCGGGTGGTGGCGGGCTACCTGGGATATTATCTCCCGACATGAAGTAGCTTTTTGTTTTCATTTTAACAAACCCCAGATTTAATGCTACTCCTATAGGATCATTAGGGGTTCCTATCAAAATATGCCACTCGTTTGGATCTACGTAAAAATCCATCCATCCTGCTCGTCCATTGTTTCCAACACCTTCAAGGATTCCGAAAAGGTTCACATATACCTCTGACGTAGAATGAAAAACATCATTCACAAAATCATAACCAATAAATACATCTGCTGTAATTGCTCCATCAGGAGTAAATGGTGGTTCTCCATCATATCCTACATTACTGGCAATATCACTTAATTGATCATTAATTGCGTCATAAAAATCAGATGGTAACGAAGCAATAAGCCTACCATGGCCTTTCATATATATTTCCTGTAATCCTCCTGACCGTAAAAACGCCATCCCGAACTCTACTGTTGCATTAAAAAGATCTGGTGATCCTGCTGTGATAATCCCTACCGATGCTTTCATTCCAAAACCATTCTCATTATAGGGTTCATAAATTACTCCTGAGCTAGATGCTCCTATCTGAGTGTATTGTGCATCTTTCTGCTTTGTAGTCCCAGCCATCTTCATGCGGTTATAGAAACCTCCTCCAAACGCATTAATCTCAAACCCGGGAAAAATAGGAATCCCTTGCGGTAAAGTCACACTGGCATCTGCGTACCAATATCTAAAACTATCGGTTTTTCCAAACAAAGCTTTGGCCTCTACCTCTAGTTTCATTCCTGTAGTAAACTTGGCTCCTACTGCCCCGGCAAAACCAGTACCATAAGTTGGGTCATCTTCAAAAATAAAGATGGCTCCTTTTAGCTCCATTCCTGCCACAGACATTTGCAAGAAAATTCGTTCGAGGTCTATGCCATCATATTTCCAGCGATCTCTCCCTTCACTTTGATCTAAGAGCGCATTAATTTTTAGTTTGGCTCCTCCACCATTAGCTCCGTCTCCTTCTGAGGTAAGATTGATATTAAAATCAAAAACAAGCGCTGCTTTATTATCAGAAGGGGTTTCTAATCCTATTTCATTAACCGTTAAAGGGAAATTAGCAATTTTCATTTCTCCTTTATACCCAAAATAACCAACCGAAAATTTTGGAGATTCGGTTTGTATGACCATTTCCTTAAATACAATTCCCTTAAAATCGACAGTCTTATCTTTTTTAGTATCTGTCGATGTGCTTTCTTCTTTTTTTAACCCAGATGCAATATTTATAGACCCGTTTAAGCTTGCTTTAGGCCTAAACTTATCATCTTTAACCTTTAGTTCTATATACGATTCTGGTGTTAAGGTTACTTCGGCATTCCATACATCAAAATTAATATCTTCGGTATTAGATACACTAAGGGTATATTCATCGGGTTGGATTATTGCGGTATAATTTACCTTATCGACTTCGGATACAGGTAATATGATCTGTCCCTCAAATTCTCCTCCTTTTAACTTATTTACTTCAATATCCAGTAAAAAGTGATCTAACGAAAATGCCCATCCCGAAGCTGATCCTTCGTCTAATGTAAGAATATTATCTCCTGTAAATTTACCGGTTACTCCCTGGCCATCGATAATCAGGTTATGTGCTCCAAAAGCAACTCTTTCATCATTATTTTGTTTCTCGAATGCTTTGGGTAAAACAACTTCTAAATCTTGTACGTATACTCCTCTCCACAAATTGGGGTTCTCGCCATAATATGTATTTAGATATCCTGATGGCATCGACTCGTCATTACGTAAATCACTAAAATCCAGTACTGCATTTTTTAGTTTAAAAGTAGTCTCTTCTGCTGCTCCTGTGATCCCAAATTCGGGTAATGATATGTTGACTACCATATCATTCCAATCTTCTGCTACTATTTTAAAATCACTATCAACATAGCCTGTTTTCTTTTTACCGTTTTTATCTACCGGAAATAATAATCCATCGGTGAATTTGATATTGGCATCTATCCCCAATTCCTTAAAACCAGAACAGTCGATTACTGCATAGGTGCCTGGGTTTTCAAAACTCCCTTTTAAAGTAAGTAAGATGGCGCCACTATTAAGATTCATCGTATATTGTGAAATTAGGTGTAGCCTGGCATCTCCATCTATCCCACCATCATGAGATAGTTTGATATTAGATGCCCCTAAAATCAATACATCTTTTTTCTTTTTTGTCGTCGTGGTTGTTCCTTCTGCTGTGGTTGTTGATGTAGTTGTGGTTTCTGGTAATTCTACCCTAAGAAAAACGGTAAGTTCTGTATGCTTAGGTTTAAAAACAGCTTTGGCGATCCCAACGGTATAGGTTACATTACTAATAGTAACCGGTTTAATAGCAACAGGTAGTTCTTTTAATTTATCATTGGTAAGCTCTTCAATATAATTCTTTGTATTGTCAATGGTTTCAAATACACCATTAGCTATCTCAAGCCAATTCTTGTCTTGTTCGGCATTAGGCCCATTAAACTGAAACCCCTCTGTGACTCCAAATCCAGATGTTTTCTCCTCTATTATAGGAGTGTCGAACTTCTCGAGTGACTTAAAATCTCGAAAAGTCTTAGCTTGTTTTACAGGTACAATTTTGGTATGGGTAACTGTGGTATTGTTATGCAAACTATCCTTAACCGGTTCTGCTTTTTCGCTTTTAGTATCTTCTGTTTTTTTCTCTGTAGCATATAACATGTCATTTGCCAACAAACTTGTTGTAGATAAACAAAGACATAATACTAATGCGAATCGTAGTACTTTATTCATAGGCTCTGGGGCAAAATTATCTTTTAAAAAAAATGTATGTTTACAGGTTTTTTGATTTCTAACCCGTTGTTAAAAACATAGTTTTTTTTATAAGTTGATTAACATTATGCAAGTTTATTAATAAGCCAAATGGGAAATATCACGGTTTTCAGGGGTTTTACGTTTTTACCTTACTTTTTTTACAAAAAACAACAATTAAACACCTGATTATCAGTATGAAAAATACTCCAGCTTTTAAAAAATGGTAGAACTTAGAAGTAGTATTTCTTTATTAAAGCAAAAAAGCTCTTATGTAGAGCTTTTTTGTTGAGATTGATTCTACAAGGTCTGGAGACTTTGCGAAATATAGAGTGATCAAATATTAATTTTTATACTCAAATCGAAGGAATAATTTCTCTTATTTTATATGACTCATAATCATTTCTAATTTGTTCAGCTAAATCTTTCAATTGCTCAAAATTGAAATTTTCTTCAGTACTATTTAATTGAAAACTTTTAGATACATCTACATAACTAGAATAGAACACAACTGAGATTATTTTTTTACCATCCACTTCATAGAGAACAAAATCCCAGTTATTTTTAAATAATTGTTTCATTAATCTTAATTTAAATCTATAACAATATAATCAATATTTTCAATCATCCCTTCTGTCTTTATAATACCTTCTAAATCTCCTTCTGGTAATTTTCCTCCAGGAATCCATTGTGGGTTTGTTCCAGATTCATTTCCTGTAGGCATTTCGACTTTATACTTAGGCGTTAATTTAAAATCAATTCTTATTACCTCACCTCCTTCTAATTGGCTTTCAGGTATTCCTAATTTTTTAGATCTTTCGGATAATGGTAACTTTAATATTTTATCTATTTCAGATTTTGTTGATACATATTCGGTCTTACCTTTATCAGGCTTCCCTACTCCATATTTCTCATAATCTTTCTTTAAAACAATCCTTGAAGCAATTCCTTCTCTTGTAAATTTTGCAATATGTGCATCAATATATTTCTGAATTAAATATTCAGAAGGATTCGGTCTATTCCTTTTCCCCATATCAATGACTTTTTGCTTGTTCCATCCTGGTTTCCATGCTTTAGCTAACTCTCCACCAATATCATTAACCTTCTTAAAACCAACCTCTTTTCCTTTTCTTAAGATGACATCTTCTTTATATTTGCCGGCAACTTCTGCTCCATCTGCCTCATCCAGGAATTTTTTCTTGATTAGGTTTCCTTCGGTATCTATACGTGCTATTTCTGTATTTTCACTATCTACTATTTTTACTTCTCCCTTCTTAATACCAGAAAACTTAATTGGTAACTCTAATTTAGAATCAAATATCTTATTTGCTTCTTCGAGCCCATCTATTAATTTTTGTTTATTAGCAGTAGATCCTTCTACCATCAATTTTTTAAACCCTAGAAATGAATCCTGATCATCATAAGTAAAACGATCATGGGTTTTAGCAAGAATCTCTAGGTTTTTACCATCATTTGCAAAACGAATATTTCTAAAAGGCTCTAATATTTCCCATGATTTCTCAAGGCTTGCCTTTTTATCAGGTGATGCATTGTCATACAGTTGTTTAATATTTTGATGTTTATTCTCTGGTAAATCAGACAAAACAATTTTAAGCTTAGGAATTCTAATACCTTCTGTAACTTCAAGTCCCTCAATTAATCTCTTCCTTTCTTCTGGTTTATCCTTAAGAAATTTTGGATCACTTTTTACTTTATTTAGTAAATCTCCTGCTCCCTTCTTTAACTCTGTCTCTTGAGGCTTTGTAAGTTTATTATTAAGTTGTTTCCCCAGATCCTTTACTTTTATTCCTTTTTGAATAATACCCAGATAAAACTGTACAGCCTTACAAGTTTCATCTGTCTTACAAGTTTCTGAATACTTTAATAAAGTCTCAACAGTAGATAACCCCAACTTTACATTTTCAAAACTATTAAGTATTGTAGCAAATAAATTACGGTCTTCATAAATTTCCCAAAGTTCTTCTAAGTTAGCGTTATTACCTATTCTTCCTGCTATTTCCCTTAGTCCTTTAAGAGTTTTTTCTCTATCTGCTCCATCTGGTATTAAATCAGGGTTATCCTTTATTTCTTTATGTAGTTTACCTGCAGT is a window encoding:
- a CDS encoding T9SS type A sorting domain-containing protein; this encodes MKRIVLVLALLISVPMIHAQDFVMNINGYIGLAGKNCGSPGMQKVTLIYANGNREVIPFDYNNFFRKSYEYKKEFTASNKIVAIQFDTKKNKKKNSVSRCKIAGKLQQKVVNIQGYCQNKKYDNITPVRGTIYHPDFPGFVTISISPKISLSYKDGKDVTAHYNICKSSAVDIQATTGFDIGNSIYKWEFFDIVGKRTVPHRTLVQLQGELEEAEQELNSCIAAEGHVKWCRPELRRRNQAQQRLDDYMATGPLTEEVDYGWRPIRNTSKIGQPNIALALSDLYPNAADRNQVVRKNMRVRINPDCGDGSISNQLTIVYLPDLPKVVSIQEKHPSCPSSKDGGFTITFDRALKANETMDFVLRLDGIPDKNKTIGSKDFSGKQYTWTPTDLEAGDYTLRVTGGTLDGELIENCNSGADKTFELKAPPAINFTASPTHQKCYGDKGKIDINITSGSANQYSLDGTNWTGFTGSGVTIENLPPATYTVWVSKNGNCAVSKTDITINKATQIQHEEGDITPPGKPGDTDASIRVKKVWGGTPKTDGSGAYYDATIFINGSSTNTKTQRAGAKGFDIMSLPKGTHEIEYKDANGCTQRYAFTEIKDPLPIQFDIQKQDPSCSDATDGILEVIGLIGGYPPYTISWKKNGNAYGTGASIKGSQGNYDVVITDNRSGRAEQTGIKFDNVPLPITITDINIQPILCNGEKAKVTITATGGGSGSYQYAVWTGATTSVWQDSNVFALDANTMPGYRFRVRDRNATDCDSDISGRQLIDQPTKIDIETVKVVHNKVFNDNKGAIEINVTGGKPNYTITWEKDGTPVSNTGTSISGLKAGDYVAIAKDDNGCEVKSAVIPVEEPGELIVTIEETVPIPCYNGVGTLKADVKGGSLSYTYQWYKDGKPIAGEESNTLSGIEAGKYSVKVEDGYTFVDTSKDFEEPKELILTIDKTENVSCFSGKDGKIITKPQGGTRPYYFSIDDKKTYISEDDLTNLTLEGLEAISYTIWLKDANGCEISTPQTVKLTSPDEIIITKKTIVHATTVDGTNGSVTLEDVIGGVGTYTYSWSKLGDASFIKTTRDIDNLSYGIYTILVQDTNSCVVEKTFEVKQPLPMFVEIKIENPILCHDDALGELVATVEGGYPIESTSEDFEYRWYKIESSGDVSINTDLTLDRLERLKAGKYKVVTNDSQGATAEATIDLTQPEDLVVKLSSASTKILCYGDTTGAIDITVEGGPKDPGTGAYLPYTYRWTKVEDPDFEATTEDLQNMPAGTYEVVVIDDNLCTTSLSEAITIEQPDAALEIYDVVTVNLTGFKAGDGSISLEVKGGTTPYSYAWKNLDDPLYTASSQDINGLQIGRYELVVTDANACSVSITREITEPNQLIVAIIPLSEGEGVQCYGEDTVVPLSTTTQGGIGDYTYQWYEQKDPTDILFTTPQTTVVGAGTYTVIVTDANGNTHDDTYTVGEPEVLEIDQNVTHLLCRGDANGSIDITVKGGVQPYSYRWSTGENSEDLSSLQAGNYKITVTDANNCIITKTIEINQPPGLFVNGDIIRVNPSSSGARDGSITVNIAGGTPSYRYEWRDSGNVLQSSTTNVLSNIGSEKYSLTVIDANGCSLYIPDVDVYDPPILKVEVKQVNVILCNGDATGSLNARAEGGTPFSGAKQYTYQWFDADENSVVGSDSFLLEGITEGNYYVIVTDAMGVKVTSADFSLTEPKELGLELDVDFKNCGDGEDWVIIAQVDGGTGPYNYLWNTGNTGDRIENVVGGTYSVEVTDKRGCYVTNQTITIAPEALDVNHSQTIPTCYEGCDGTIILETLGGTAPYNYQWSNGQTGKNLTNICAGTYSVRITDAKGCQITREYVLDNPAALLVDIGEDVTLCKDQSIVLDATITDPDATYLWTSENEYSSTDAVIEVSESSIYQVVVTDSKGCVGSDSIFIDSSTEDITANFFASTQVFVGEKFVIVDNSDPIPDNVDWIFPEEAVVTYEDDNYAEAIFETPGEYEITLQTYRGLCTAMTTKTVIVVEKEIENDGEGEENPDIQSFIDYLVYPNPTTDGRFKVEVDLQKSQPISVKIFNMINNTLIDSKSGEGNDTYTFDYDMSILPSGIYFVLLETSSASQVRKLVIE